ATCGgataagaagaataaaaaaaagaagtgacattaataaattgaaatagaaacAAGGAAAGCTGCACCAACTCCATTTATTAATGGAATCCTAGGCGGAGTATCTTTGACAAATCTTTTTCTGTCGTCATTCTTAAAAAACTCTATCAGTAATAAAAGCAAAGGAGCAGCTATATATCTATCTTATCGAGAACTTTGCTTAGAAGTAGTAATGGAGCATCACAACACagtagaagaagaagcaaaaataATGTGTCCTCACGTTCTCCTCTTTCCCCTTCCAATACAAAGCCCTATCAATTCCATGCTTCAACTTGCTGAGCTTTTTTGCCTCGCTGGTTTACAAGTTACTTTCCTCAACACTAATCACAATCAAAAGCTTCTCTATCGTCACACTAACGTCGAATCAAGATTCAAGCAATATCCCAAATTTCAATTCCGGACAATTTCCGATGGTCTTCCCAAGGACCATCCCCGGTCGTCTCTTCTGTTTGGAGAGCTTATTACTTCTTTGCAAGCTGTGGCAGAGCCTTTTCTTAGAGAAATATTAACAGAGTCCGGTGTCACGTGTGTTATACCTGATGGATTATTTTATTATGCAGTGGATATTTGTAATGAGGTTGGAGTTTCTGTTATTTCTTTTGATACTATTAGTCCTTGTTGCCTATGGGTTTACCTCTGTTTCCCCAAACTCATTCAATCTGGAGATATTCCCTTCAAAggtactttttcatttttgctattgtattgtattgtatttggAGTTATGTTACTAATTTATGGTCAGCCATCTAACAAGCAAAAATTTACCTAGGAAATGACTTAGACGTATTGATAGAAAATGTACCTGGCATGGAAGATCTTCTACGGCGTCGTGATTTTCCATTCTATCGCCTCACAAATTGTGCAACGGACCTCTATTGCCAACTTGCTCTCAAGGAAATCCAAAGTATACCTCGATCCCATGGACTCATATTAAATACATTTGAAGATTTAGACGGTCCGTTACTCTCTCTTATTCGCTCTCATTGTCCACAAACGTATGCGGTTGGACCGCTACACTTGCAACTCAAAACTAGGCTTGATGATAAAACAATGTCCTCTTCGAATAGTTTGTGGGAAGAAGATCACAGTTCAATTCAATGGCTCGATGCACAGCCCATAGAATCAGTAATCTATGTAAGTTTTGGAAGTCTTGCAACTTTGACAAAGAAGGAAATTTTGGAGTTTTGGCATGGATTAGTAAATAGTGGAATCAGATTTTTGTGGGTCATGAGGTCCGACTTATTGAGGGAAGAAGAGTTTAGCCACCAATTTGTGAAGGAGCTAACAGATGGTTGCGAAGAAAGAGCTTACATAGTGAGTTGGGCTCCACAAGAGAAAGTACTATCCCACCCAGCTATTGGTGGATTTTTAACTCACAGTGGATGGAACTCGACCATGGAAAGTATTGTTGAAACAAAGCCCATGATCTGTTGGGCTGTTTATGTGGACCAACGAGTCACTAGTAGATTTGTCGGTGAGGTGTGGAAAATTGGGTTGGACATGAAAGACATTTGTGACAGATACATTATTGAGAAGGTGGTGAAAGAATTGATGGTAACAAATAAGGATAAGTTGAAGAAATCGGTTGACAAGTTATCTATGTTGGCAAAAATTAGTGTTGGAGAAGGAGGTTCATCGTACAATGCTTTTGAATATCTCGTCGATGACATTAAAAAGTTAGGAAGAAAGGATATCAATCCTAACTGCACATGGTAATTCTACCAATTATTGATTATATATGCATGTCATCTTCTTTTATTGGATACTACAAGTTATTCCTACAGGTACACTAGATGAGATAAGGCTAGCATGGGTCGAGTGCACTCTTGGtgtatacattttttttgttttgcctTTTAAATAGGTTCGTCTTTAAAAATTGAAGTCATGTTggacataatttttaaaatattatgatacaGAAATATAAACTTATGCCTAGAAAAAGTGATTAGAGCGACAAACGTAACTATCAGCCCTGATCTGAAGGCTTATCAACCTCTGTTTCTAAAGAAGAAATAAGTAGGAATAAGGTTACAACAAGGGCGAAATCTGCTGTTTATATGAGTGCACAGGACCGGCTGGAGTGCCTTATGTTGAGCCGAAGATTGTCTTCAGATTTGTCGATTCCAAAGCCAAGTAATGGAGCTGTGGTTCAGCTGAAGATGAAGCTGCCTAGAGGTGAAGTACAAAAATTGATTGAGATGAAACAGAGGGTGCTGAGAAAATTATGGATCTTTGTATGCCCAATTCCAGTCATGACAGTTAGCTTTTTTGCTTAATTGGTTTGCTATAGGGTCCAATTTAGTTTCTAGAATTGCATATAGTTTTACAGAACTTCTGCTCTATCTGTTTATTTGCTGGTGATGTTGTTGTAAGTACTATTGATCTTCGTAGTTTCACTTTTTGGTagtaaggaaaacatttttcaattttttcatgtttgatcgGTTTAAATgcttagaaaaatatttttcaaatcaacctATTTTCCTCTAATTTAACAAAAATGACTTACCTccaataaataattttctatggAAACATTTTCTTTCATACCAAACAAAAAAAGTTCTTCAAATTTTCTGAAATTCCTTTTTAATCAAACACCAGCAAAAAAATGGAGACAAGAGCGGTTGCTCATATAGTAAACATCCTTAACACTGAAGTTGTGGGTTCGAGTCATCTCACGAGCAAAATGGTGGAATCTCTGACGGAGgtgttaaaaagaaagaaatgtagaaaaaatagtgtcttaattttttgttaaaaacttTTTGCACTGTGTCAAGGTAGgattaaaatgaattagaaGATAAGATTTTGGTGGGCACACAAAGGTAGTGAGGCTTCAACAATTTGTTTGCTGGAGTGGCCAGAAAGTTGGCCTATCCCCATCAAATGGAACATGCAGGGATTTTTCTATCTCGCTCAGTTAGTTGTTTTctcaaagaaaaggaaaacaacTAACTTTTCAGTTTCATCTAAGAAAATAATACTGTTCAGTCTCACATGGCTGAGAGAATGAGTTGTTGGTTTCTGATATGACACACTTAAgcaattttagtttttttgagctagcttttgagatTGAGCTAAGAATTAATGTTCGTTTATGCGTATACGAGAGATTACTAAGAAAGGATTGGGTAAGTTTCATGCTTTCAATAAGATTTTCTTCAGGAACAGCACTTTGAAACTCTCTGTAATAAAATATAACCAGTGCACAAGAATCTTTTGTCTACAGCAAATGaagtgaaattgatgaaaaatacCAAAACTCTGCAACTGTAAACCattctgtatatatatatattatttgagttcttttcttctttccctTCGTTTGCATCggtttatataacttaaatcctAACATAATTACAACTATCAAACATATccaaagaaagagagagagagagagagaaaagaaacaGGTAAAAAGAAGGCAGAAGTACTGAAAAATTGATCAATCGAGCACAAGATTGCCATTAGCATCATATGAAATTTTGCCTGAAAATTCCAAAGGGCGACACTTTTCTCCTTTAATAATAGTCCTCTTCCACAAGGCGTTTTCGTCTTCCCAGTTTACTTGATAATCATCATCGTCATCATCATCATGTTCCACTTTTTTCCTCCAAGATATCATTTTTACCATCAATAAAG
The Solanum stenotomum isolate F172 chromosome 12, ASM1918654v1, whole genome shotgun sequence DNA segment above includes these coding regions:
- the LOC125849407 gene encoding 7-deoxyloganetic acid glucosyltransferase-like, which gives rise to MEHHNTVEEEAKIMCPHVLLFPLPIQSPINSMLQLAELFCLAGLQVTFLNTNHNQKLLYRHTNVESRFKQYPKFQFRTISDGLPKDHPRSSLLFGELITSLQAVAEPFLREILTESGVTCVIPDGLFYYAVDICNEVGVSVISFDTISPCCLWVYLCFPKLIQSGDIPFKGNDLDVLIENVPGMEDLLRRRDFPFYRLTNCATDLYCQLALKEIQSIPRSHGLILNTFEDLDGPLLSLIRSHCPQTYAVGPLHLQLKTRLDDKTMSSSNSLWEEDHSSIQWLDAQPIESVIYVSFGSLATLTKKEILEFWHGLVNSGIRFLWVMRSDLLREEEFSHQFVKELTDGCEERAYIVSWAPQEKVLSHPAIGGFLTHSGWNSTMESIVETKPMICWAVYVDQRVTSRFVGEVWKIGLDMKDICDRYIIEKVVKELMVTNKDKLKKSVDKLSMLAKISVGEGGSSYNAFEYLVDDIKKLGRKDINPNCTWNKVTTRAKSAVYMSAQDRLECLMLSRRLSSDLSIPKPSNGAVVQLKMKLPRGEVQKLIEMKQRVLRKLWIFVCPIPVMTVSFFA